Within Nocardioides rotundus, the genomic segment CCCGAGGCGCCGATGGTGACCAAGGCCGACTATGCGGTGATCGGGGACATGCACGAGGTGATCCCCGCCCTCATGGAGTCGCTGCGCTGACCCGTTCGCCACCGGGCACTTGATGCACTCATATCTGGCCCGCCGGGCACTCGATGCACCTAAGACTGGCCGACCGGGCACTTGATGCACCTAAGAACGCGCGACCGGGCAGTTGATGTCACTACAGGAGTCGGCGCGCCGCCGTACCCCTCCCGGCGGTGGGTCGCGATAACGACATCAAGTGCCCGGTCGACGGGCTTTTGCGTGCATGGAATGCCCGGTCGGCGGATTTTGGGTGCATCTGGTGCCTGGTGGACCGGTGTTGAGTGCATGGATTGCCTGGTGGGCTGGTCTTGGGTGCATGGATTGCCTGGTGGGCTGGTCTTGAGTGCATGGATTGCCTGCTCGCCTACAGTTGAGCGCACATCGGCAGGGCGAGCCGCCCACGGAGTCCACGGGAGGGGGAGCCGGATCGTGCGTACCCGCGCCAGCGCCGCCGCGGCCGGCGCTCTGGTCGTGGCCCTGGTGGCGGCCGGGTGCGGGACCGACCCGCGTGAGACGGCGGCCGACCCCACCAGCAGCGGCGAGAGCAGCGCGGGCTCCGGCGAGTCGACCCCGGGAGACAGCGCACCGGACCGGCAGGGGAGCAGTGCGACCGCGGCGGCCGACCCCGAGCACGCGGTGAGCCCGCCGGGGCCGCGGACGGGCCGGCTCTACCCCGACGACATGCTCGTCTTCAGTCGCAAGGCGCTCAGCGACGACATGGTCCAGCAGATCAAGGACCTCAAGGGCGTCGACGCGACGATGCGCTTCTCCATGTCCCAGGTGCCGCTGGAGGACAAGGTCTACAACATCGCGGCGATCGACCCCGGGCGCTACCGCAACTGGACCGAGCAGGCCTCCGCCGACACCCAGGAGGTGTGGGACCGGGTGGCCGGCGGCGAGCTCGCGATCGACCCGGCGATCGGCCGCAAGCTCGCGGACAAGCAGGGATACCTGCGGCTGGGCAACGAGAAGGAGGCGCCGCAGATCCACATCGGCGCCTTCGCTCCCCAGGTCGACCAGATCACCGCGGTGGTCAACCCGACCTGGGCCGACTCGCTCGGGATGATCGAGAACAACGCCATGCTCATCACCACCGGCAACACCGCGCCGGAGACGATCCGCCCGAAGATCCGCAAGATCGTCGGCGACACCGCCTCGGTCCTCTTCCTCGCGCCCGAGCTGGACATCACCGCGCAGCAGACCGCGTTCCTCACCGGCGGCTCGGTCGCGCAGGCGGTCGGCACGTTCAACTACACCGTCCTCGGCGGCGGTCGGATCCAGCCCGACCAGGCGTGGGTGGAGGCGAACATCCGCACCGAGGACGTGCCGATCCTCGGGCAGGTCACCTGCCACAAGGCGGTGCTCCCGCAGCTGCGCGCGGCCCTGCAGGAGATCCAGATGACCGGGCTGAGCGACGAGATCCGGCCCGAGGAGTACGCCGGCTGCTACTATCCGCGCTTCATCGCCGGCAGCACCTCGCTCTCGCTGCACTCCTTCGGGATCGCCCTCGACCTCAACACCTCCACCAACCAGCGCGGGGTCGCCGGCGACATGGACCGCCAGGTCGTCGCGATCTTCAAGAAGTGGGGCTTCGCCTGGGGCGGCGACTGGAACTACACCGACCCCATGCACTTCGAGATGAACGCGGTCGTCGAGGCGCGCTGACCCGCGGCTAGCGTGGGCCCATGCGCGCCATCCAGGTCATCGACACCACCGGCCCCGAGCACCTCGAGGTGCGGGAGGTCGACGAGCCCACGGCCGGTCCGGACGAGGTCGTCGTGGAGGTGGAGTCCGTTGGCGTGGCCTTCCCCGACCTGCTCCTCTCGCGGGGGGAGTACCAGCTCAAGCCGGAGCCGCCGTTCACCCTCGGCGTCGACTTCGCGGGGCGGGTGGTCTCGACAGGCTCGACCACCGAAGGGACAGGCTCGACCAGCGAACAGCGGGTCGCGGGGGTGCTGCCGCACGGCGGCGCGGCCGAGCGGGTCGCCGTACCGGCCTCGTTCGTCTTCCCGCTGCCGGACGGGACCTCCTACGACGAGGGCGCGGCGCTGCCGATGAACTACCTCACCGCCCACTTCGCGCTCGCGGTGCGCGGCCAGGTGGGCGCGGGCGACACGGTGCTCGTGCACGGCGCCGCCGGGGGCGTCGGTACGGCGTCCCTGCAGGTCGCCAAGGGCCTCGGCGCCCGCACCATCGCGGTCACCAGCACCGAGGAGAAGGCGGACTTCGCCCGGGCCGCCGGCGCCGACGACGCGGTGCTGCTCGACGGCTTCAAGGACGCCGTCGGCGAGCTGACCCGGGGCCGCGGCGTGGACGCCGTGGTCGACGTCGTGGGCGGCGACGCCTTCACCGACTCGCTGCGCGTGCTCGCGCCGCTGGGCCGGCTGCTGGTCATCGGGTTCGCCGCCGGCCAGGGCATCCCCGAGGTGAAGGTGAACCGGCTGCTGCTCAACAACATCGACGTCCGCGGCGTCGGGTGGGGCGCCTACGCGATGGTGCGGCCGGGGTACATGCAGGAGCAGTGGGCCGAGCTGCTGCCGATGATCGAGGCGGGCGTGGTGCGGCCGCCGATCGGGTCGACGTACTCCTTCGAGGACTTCGGCACGGCGCTCCTGGACCTCGACCAAAGGCGGATGCTGGGCAAGGGAGTCGTCCGCGTCCGGTGACCGGGCTAGGCTCGACCGGGTGACGATCCTCGATGACGCCCGCGCGGGCATGGACCCCGACATCCGCCCCCAGGACGACCTCTTCGGCCACATGAACGGCCAGTGGCTGGCCACGGAGGAGATCCCCTCCGACCGGTCCAGCTGGGGCCCGTTCGTCCAGCTCGCCGACGTCGCTGAGGACCAGGTCCGCCAGATCATCGAGGACCTCTCCACCGGCGCGCTGGAGGAGATCCCCGACCCGGCCGAGGCGGAGAAGCTGGCTGCGCTGCACGCCTCCTTCATGGACACCGCCGAGGTCGAGCGCCGCGGCACCGAGCCGCTGAGGCCGCTGCTGGCCGAGGTCGCCGGACTGCAGAGCACCGCCGACCTGGCCGCCTTCCTCGGGGCGTTCGAGCGCACCGGCGGCAGCGGCCTGTTCGGGATGTACATCGACACCGACCGCAAGGACTCCGACCGCTACCTGGTCTATGCGATGCAGGGCGGCCTCGGGCTGCCGGACGAGTCCTACTACCGCGAGGAGAAGTTCGCGGAGATCCGGGAGAGGTACGCCGCCTACCTGGAGCGGATGTTCACCCTCGCGGGGTACGACGACCCCGCCGGCGCCGCGGCGAACGTGCTCGCCCTGGAGACCCGGATCGCCGAGGGGCACTGGGAGCGCGCGGAGACCCGCGAGGTGCAGAAGACCTACAACCTGCACACCTTCGACGGACTGGTCGCGCTCACGCCCGGCTTCGACTGGCGCACCTACATCGAGCGGCTCGGCGGCTCGGAGCAGACCCTGGCCGAGGTGGTCGTCAAGGAGCCCTCGTTCTTCACCCACCTGGAGCAGGTGCTCGCCGAGACGCCGATCGAGGAGTGGCGCGACTGGGTCGCGGCGCGGGTGATCCGCGCGAGCTCGCCGTACCTCACCGACGACTTCGTCGAGACCAACTTCGACTTCTACGGCCGCACGCTCAACGGCACCCCGGAGCTGCGGGCGCGGTGGAAGCGCGGGGTCTCCTTCGTCGAGGGCGCGATGGGCGAGGCGGTCGGCAAGCTCTACGTCGCGCGGCATTTCCCGCCGACGTCCAAGGCGCTGATGGACGAGCTGGTCGCGAACCTGCTCGAGGCCTACCGGCAGTCGATCTCCAAGCTGGACTGGATGACCGAAGAGACCAAGGCGCGCGCCTACGACAAGCTCGCGACCTTCCGGCCCAAGATCGGCTACCCCGACGAGTTCCGCGACTACTCCGCCCTCGAGGTGCGCGCCGACGACCTGCTCGGCAACGTGGCGCGCGCGGCGGCGTTCGAGACCGACCGGGAGCTGGCCAAGATCGGCTCGCCGGTCGACCGCGACGAGTGGTTCATGCTGCCGCAGACGGTCAACGCCTACTACAACCCCGGCACCAACGAGATCTGCTTCCCCGCGGGGATCCTGCAGCGGCCGTTCTTCGCACCCGACGCCGAGGAGGCGGAGAACTACGGCGGCATCGGCGCGGTCATCGGCCACGAGATCGGCCACGGCTTCGACGACCAGGGCGCGCAGTACGACGGCCAGGGCAACCTCAACGACTGGTGGACCCCCGCCGACAAGGAGGCCTTCCAGGTCAAGTCCCGCGCGCTGGTCGAGCAGTACGACGGGTTCTCCCCGCGCAACCTGCCCGGCGAGCACGTCAACGGCTCGCTCACCGTCGGCGAGAACATCGGCGACCTCGGCGGCCTCACCATCGGGCACACGGCCTACCTCATCGCCCGCGGCGGCTCGGCCGAGCCCGAGGACCGCAAGAAGGTCTTCCTCAACTGGGCCTACGTCTGGCGCACCAAGCGGCGTCGCGAGCAGGAGCAGCAGTTCCTCACCATCGACCCGCACTCGCCGCCGGAGTTCCGGGCGAACATCGTGCGCAACCTCGACGAGTTCCACGAGGTCTTCGGCACCGCCCCGGGCGACGGGCTCTGGCTCGACCCGGACCTGCGGGTCCGGATCTGGTGAGAGGCTGACCG encodes:
- a CDS encoding M15 family metallopeptidase, producing MRTRASAAAAGALVVALVAAGCGTDPRETAADPTSSGESSAGSGESTPGDSAPDRQGSSATAAADPEHAVSPPGPRTGRLYPDDMLVFSRKALSDDMVQQIKDLKGVDATMRFSMSQVPLEDKVYNIAAIDPGRYRNWTEQASADTQEVWDRVAGGELAIDPAIGRKLADKQGYLRLGNEKEAPQIHIGAFAPQVDQITAVVNPTWADSLGMIENNAMLITTGNTAPETIRPKIRKIVGDTASVLFLAPELDITAQQTAFLTGGSVAQAVGTFNYTVLGGGRIQPDQAWVEANIRTEDVPILGQVTCHKAVLPQLRAALQEIQMTGLSDEIRPEEYAGCYYPRFIAGSTSLSLHSFGIALDLNTSTNQRGVAGDMDRQVVAIFKKWGFAWGGDWNYTDPMHFEMNAVVEAR
- a CDS encoding NADPH:quinone oxidoreductase family protein, with translation MRAIQVIDTTGPEHLEVREVDEPTAGPDEVVVEVESVGVAFPDLLLSRGEYQLKPEPPFTLGVDFAGRVVSTGSTTEGTGSTSEQRVAGVLPHGGAAERVAVPASFVFPLPDGTSYDEGAALPMNYLTAHFALAVRGQVGAGDTVLVHGAAGGVGTASLQVAKGLGARTIAVTSTEEKADFARAAGADDAVLLDGFKDAVGELTRGRGVDAVVDVVGGDAFTDSLRVLAPLGRLLVIGFAAGQGIPEVKVNRLLLNNIDVRGVGWGAYAMVRPGYMQEQWAELLPMIEAGVVRPPIGSTYSFEDFGTALLDLDQRRMLGKGVVRVR
- a CDS encoding M13 family metallopeptidase, which encodes MTILDDARAGMDPDIRPQDDLFGHMNGQWLATEEIPSDRSSWGPFVQLADVAEDQVRQIIEDLSTGALEEIPDPAEAEKLAALHASFMDTAEVERRGTEPLRPLLAEVAGLQSTADLAAFLGAFERTGGSGLFGMYIDTDRKDSDRYLVYAMQGGLGLPDESYYREEKFAEIRERYAAYLERMFTLAGYDDPAGAAANVLALETRIAEGHWERAETREVQKTYNLHTFDGLVALTPGFDWRTYIERLGGSEQTLAEVVVKEPSFFTHLEQVLAETPIEEWRDWVAARVIRASSPYLTDDFVETNFDFYGRTLNGTPELRARWKRGVSFVEGAMGEAVGKLYVARHFPPTSKALMDELVANLLEAYRQSISKLDWMTEETKARAYDKLATFRPKIGYPDEFRDYSALEVRADDLLGNVARAAAFETDRELAKIGSPVDRDEWFMLPQTVNAYYNPGTNEICFPAGILQRPFFAPDAEEAENYGGIGAVIGHEIGHGFDDQGAQYDGQGNLNDWWTPADKEAFQVKSRALVEQYDGFSPRNLPGEHVNGSLTVGENIGDLGGLTIGHTAYLIARGGSAEPEDRKKVFLNWAYVWRTKRRREQEQQFLTIDPHSPPEFRANIVRNLDEFHEVFGTAPGDGLWLDPDLRVRIW